In Buchnera aphidicola (Lipaphis pseudobrassicae), a genomic segment contains:
- the panB gene encoding 3-methyl-2-oxobutanoate hydroxymethyltransferase, translating to MENITISKINYWKINKKKFPAITVYDFSFAKLFSNQGIPVMLVGDSLGMTIQGHDSTLPVKVKDIEYHTKAVRKGAPNIFLLSDLPFTSYFETKQAIKNAARIIQSGANMVKIEGGIWLKTIVKELSQRSILVCGHIGLMPQSFNYFSGYKVQGREIKDANKLIEEALLLEEAGIKMLVVECIPALLAKKITESLSIPVIGIGAGNKTDGQILVMHDLLGITEGKIPKFSKNFLSKNDSIQNAIQKYIKEVQIGIYPDNAHSF from the coding sequence ATGGAAAATATTACTATTTCTAAAATAAATTATTGGAAAATAAATAAAAAAAAATTTCCTGCTATCACAGTTTATGATTTTAGTTTTGCTAAACTTTTTTCTAACCAAGGAATTCCAGTTATGCTTGTAGGTGATTCTCTTGGAATGACTATACAAGGTCATGATTCTACATTACCAGTCAAAGTAAAAGATATTGAATATCATACAAAAGCAGTAAGAAAAGGTGCTCCAAATATTTTTTTACTATCTGATCTTCCTTTTACGTCTTATTTCGAAACTAAACAAGCTATTAAAAACGCAGCTAGAATTATACAATCTGGTGCAAATATGGTTAAAATAGAAGGTGGTATATGGTTAAAAACAATCGTTAAAGAACTATCTCAAAGATCAATATTAGTTTGTGGACACATAGGTTTAATGCCTCAATCATTTAATTACTTCAGTGGATATAAAGTACAGGGAAGAGAAATAAAAGATGCAAATAAATTAATAGAAGAAGCTTTGTTATTAGAAGAAGCTGGAATTAAAATGTTAGTAGTAGAATGTATTCCAGCATTATTAGCAAAAAAAATAACAGAAAGTTTATCTATACCGGTTATTGGAATAGGAGCAGGAAATAAAACTGATGGACAAATACTAGTTATGCATGATTTACTAGGAATCACTGAAGGAAAGATACCTAAATTTTCAAAAAATTTTCTTTCTAAAAATGATAGCATTCAAAATGCTATTCAAAAATATATCAAAGAAGTACAAATTGGAATTTATCCTGATAATGCACATAGTTTTTAA